A single region of the bacterium genome encodes:
- the aroE gene encoding shikimate dehydrogenase, with translation MPRPRIKQIAVIGDPVSHSLSPAMQNAAIARLELPYRYRAIRVRPGELPAFLKGKATRLEGFNVTVPHKEAIVPLLDRLAYEAELIGAVNTVLRREGKWLGFNTDGAGYLMSLQADAKFSVRGKRVVLLGAGGAARGIAVALVLAKARHVVVANRTLARAEGLVQDLGFRLGKASLSASPLEGKGFERELGRADLLVNTTRVGLGGSSFESFPWKKLKKGALVSDIVYIPRHTPFLKAAKKMKHPIHTGEGMLVFQGALALEIWTGAKPDPKLMRRAILKNLR, from the coding sequence ATGCCCCGCCCTCGGATCAAGCAGATCGCGGTCATCGGAGATCCGGTCTCCCACTCCCTTTCGCCCGCCATGCAAAACGCGGCGATCGCCCGCCTCGAGCTGCCCTATCGTTACCGGGCGATCCGGGTGAGGCCGGGCGAGCTTCCGGCCTTCCTCAAGGGCAAGGCGACTCGGCTCGAGGGTTTCAACGTCACGGTGCCCCACAAGGAAGCCATCGTCCCGCTGCTCGATCGCTTGGCCTATGAGGCCGAGCTGATCGGCGCCGTCAACACGGTGCTGCGCCGCGAGGGCAAATGGCTCGGCTTCAACACCGACGGCGCCGGCTACCTGATGAGCCTCCAAGCCGACGCCAAATTCAGCGTTCGAGGCAAGCGGGTGGTCCTGCTCGGAGCCGGCGGCGCCGCCCGAGGCATTGCCGTCGCCCTGGTGCTGGCCAAGGCCCGCCATGTGGTCGTCGCCAACCGGACCTTGGCCCGGGCCGAAGGCCTGGTCCAAGACCTCGGTTTCCGCCTCGGCAAGGCCAGCCTTTCGGCTTCGCCGCTCGAGGGCAAAGGCTTCGAAAGGGAGCTGGGGCGTGCGGATCTTCTCGTCAACACCACCCGGGTCGGATTGGGCGGCAGCTCCTTCGAAAGCTTCCCCTGGAAGAAACTGAAGAAAGGCGCCCTGGTCAGTGACATCGTCTACATTCCCCGCCATACTCCATTCCTGAAGGCCGCCAAGAAAATGAAGCATCCGATCCACACCGGCGAAGGCATGCTGGTTTTCCAAGGCGCCTTGGCCCTCGAAATTTGGACCGGCGCCAAGCCCGATCCCAAATTAATGCGGCGCGCCATCCTAAAAAATTTGCGTTAA
- a CDS encoding PEGA domain-containing protein: MLAQALSRRLLAAFLISQISGISFPLSSFAASATAPLPSASKKILVVPLLGPGSQAEAVEKVSATLRDELGRQAGLSVVDSSTTAGLLRNAPNLAAEGSGSGNLNRYLDQAKEFYRNFQFKEAVNLLENTIDGYRSSSGSLTEGFALVDAYLMLGNVEAGKNDLRKAHEAFREAARLDPDRVITERDYPPKSVAAFQKAREEFLRKSKPAALEVLSSPDKAEVILNGDAKGVTPAKLERFAEGEHFLLVKAPGYKPVAMKLQVPAQGLRQKIDLEKLGGTSSSQSGLAVGDLKDVNEQVRLGSALGKQAGVDKVVLVSLEEVGWNHKISARMIDTPYRASHKLQSVEVLDLPKDTRPASQVIAKQLAEASRLDLAKDPKKYADSDVIVIGKKKKRAWYKSPWLWGAVGVAVAGGTAGVLLMSGGGGSADDGSTSVSLSGPSGRTP, encoded by the coding sequence ATGCTTGCCCAAGCTTTGTCTCGTCGCCTACTCGCGGCTTTTCTTATTTCCCAAATTTCGGGTATTTCGTTTCCGTTGTCATCCTTCGCCGCATCGGCCACCGCGCCCTTGCCTTCGGCTTCCAAGAAAATTCTAGTCGTGCCCTTGTTGGGGCCGGGCTCCCAGGCCGAGGCCGTCGAAAAGGTGAGCGCCACGCTGCGCGACGAGCTCGGCCGCCAAGCGGGCTTGAGCGTCGTCGATTCCTCGACCACCGCCGGCCTGCTTCGGAATGCTCCTAATTTGGCGGCCGAGGGGAGCGGGTCGGGAAATCTCAATCGCTACTTGGATCAGGCCAAGGAGTTCTATCGCAACTTCCAATTCAAGGAAGCCGTGAACCTCCTCGAAAACACCATCGACGGATATCGCTCGTCCAGCGGCTCCCTGACCGAAGGCTTTGCTTTGGTCGACGCTTATCTCATGCTCGGCAACGTCGAGGCCGGGAAGAACGACCTGCGCAAGGCCCACGAGGCGTTTCGGGAGGCGGCGCGGCTCGACCCCGATCGGGTGATCACCGAGCGCGATTATCCGCCCAAATCGGTGGCGGCTTTCCAAAAGGCCCGCGAGGAGTTTTTGCGGAAATCCAAGCCGGCGGCCTTGGAGGTCCTTTCCTCGCCCGACAAGGCCGAAGTCATTTTGAACGGCGATGCCAAGGGCGTGACGCCGGCCAAGCTCGAGCGTTTCGCCGAGGGCGAACATTTTCTCTTAGTCAAGGCGCCGGGCTACAAGCCGGTGGCGATGAAGCTGCAGGTGCCGGCCCAAGGTCTCCGGCAAAAAATCGATTTGGAGAAGCTGGGCGGGACTTCTTCGAGCCAATCGGGCTTAGCGGTCGGCGATCTCAAGGACGTCAACGAGCAGGTGCGCCTGGGCTCGGCCCTAGGCAAGCAGGCCGGCGTCGACAAGGTCGTGCTGGTTAGCCTGGAGGAAGTGGGGTGGAACCACAAAATCTCGGCTCGGATGATCGACACCCCTTACCGGGCCTCGCATAAGCTCCAGTCGGTCGAGGTCCTCGACCTGCCGAAGGACACCCGGCCGGCCTCCCAAGTCATCGCCAAGCAGCTCGCCGAAGCCTCGCGGCTCGATTTGGCCAAGGATCCCAAGAAATATGCCGACAGCGACGTCATCGTGATCGGCAAGAAGAAGAAACGAGCCTGGTATAAGAGCCCCTGGCTTTGGGGGGCGGTCGGAGTGGCGGTGGCCGGCGGCACCGCCGGGGTTTTGCTGATGAGTGGGGGCGGCGGCTCGGCCGACGATGGCAGCACTTCGGTCAGTCTCAGCGGGCCTTCGGGCCGGACGCCGTGA
- a CDS encoding tetratricopeptide repeat protein — MSGPFGLKLSILLAFLLCTTLPAQAQDQVDDFAFYKKYGHTSKVWDESVQQGFAAYDQQNCDQALTHLKQAVAGQCQDALVYFKLAVCSEVAGSPYTALQYYQLAEEKLNQMQVLHRYQKDIYEAYGRALFQGKKFDEAFNYLTKAAAVGTPSFGLYYMVGFLHAKKNDPKAALEFFEKSLAQDTSKAPPQLLGMIYREVAKSYLQNKVYDRAEELVNKALALNASDGEAQQMKNQLATLRQQQSMVQMIQNIEVNRSGEKTGVGPVSKPPPPAAAQLPPLEGAKDPTPPLGGTSSAPPPAPPPAGGGTTGSPGTLQPLPPLPK; from the coding sequence ATGAGCGGCCCTTTCGGACTTAAGTTGTCGATACTTCTGGCTTTTCTTCTTTGCACGACCCTCCCGGCCCAAGCCCAGGATCAGGTCGATGATTTCGCATTCTATAAGAAATACGGGCACACCAGCAAAGTCTGGGATGAGTCGGTCCAGCAGGGCTTCGCGGCTTACGACCAGCAAAATTGCGACCAGGCTCTCACCCACCTCAAGCAGGCGGTCGCCGGCCAGTGCCAGGACGCCCTGGTCTATTTCAAGCTCGCGGTCTGCTCCGAAGTCGCCGGCTCGCCCTACACCGCCCTCCAGTATTACCAATTGGCCGAAGAGAAGCTGAATCAGATGCAGGTCCTGCATCGCTATCAGAAAGACATTTACGAAGCCTATGGACGAGCCCTCTTCCAGGGGAAAAAATTCGACGAGGCTTTCAATTATTTGACCAAGGCCGCCGCCGTTGGGACGCCGAGCTTCGGGCTGTACTATATGGTGGGATTTCTCCACGCCAAGAAGAACGACCCTAAAGCCGCGCTGGAATTTTTCGAAAAGTCCTTGGCACAGGACACGAGCAAAGCGCCACCCCAGCTCTTGGGCATGATTTACCGCGAGGTGGCCAAATCTTATCTCCAGAACAAAGTCTACGACCGGGCTGAAGAGCTAGTGAACAAGGCCTTGGCTCTCAACGCCTCCGATGGCGAAGCTCAGCAAATGAAGAATCAATTGGCGACCTTGCGCCAGCAGCAGTCGATGGTCCAGATGATTCAGAACATCGAAGTGAATCGAAGCGGCGAAAAGACCGGGGTGGGTCCGGTTTCAAAGCCACCGCCGCCGGCCGCGGCTCAATTGCCTCCGCTGGAAGGCGCCAAGGACCCCACGCCGCCGCTCGGTGGAACCTCTTCGGCTCCGCCGCCGGCACCACCGCCCGCGGGCGGTGGAACCACCGGCAGCCCCGGCACTCTCCAACCGTTGCCGCCCTTGCCTAAGTAG